The DNA region GGATCGCCGACAGTATCTCCGACAACAGCAGCCATGTGAGCTTCAGAGCGCTTTCCTCCATACACTCCAGTTTCAATGTACTTCTTGGCATTGTCCCACGATGCACCACCAGTATTCATCAGGTAGGCGAGCATAGTCCCGCTTATCGTTGCGCTGATAAGGAAGGCCCCAACAGCGACAGGTCCTAAAGTAAAGCCAACTATTAGAGGGACAACAACTGGCATTATCCCTGGCAGGATCATCTGCTTCTGCGCTGCTAACGTGCTGATATCGACGCACTTTGAATAGTCTGGGTTTGCCTTCCCCTCCATTAGGCCTGGGATCTCTTTGAACTGCCTCCTGACTTCTTCAACGACTTGGAAGGCAGCCTTTCCAACTGCCCTTATGGCAAACGCGCTGAAGACGTAGGGGACCAACCCTCCTATGAATAAAGCAGCAATGACCTCTGGGCTTACTATCCTGACGCTTATCGCTTCTAATACCGTCAAACCTGCAGCCTTAGCATATTCATCGAGATACGCTTGGAACAGGAGCAGGGCAGCCAGTCCTGCAGAGCCCAGAGCGTAGCCTTTTGTCAGCGCTTTTGTAGTATTGCCTGCTGCATCGAAAAGGTCAATCTTCTCCCGTAATTCCTTTGGAGCCTTGGACATTTCAGCAATCCCAGCAGCGTTATCGACGATCGGCCCGAAGCCATCCATGCCCAGGATCACTCCAGCAACGGAGAGCATCCCCATCGTGGCTACAGCGGTGCCGTAAATCCCCCCAATAAGAGGGTCGATAGTAGCTCCTCCAAAGAGTGCCGGGGCCTCGGCAGCGAAGTTGTTCCCGAAGTAGAACCCTCCAAGAATTGCTCCGACTATGACAAGCACTGGCAAACCTGTACTCTCAAGACCGACAGCAAAGCCAGTGATTATGTTCACGGCAGGGCCTGTCTTCGATGCGGTGGCGATCTCTTCGACAGGTCTGTACCCTTTTTCAGTATAGTATTGGGTAATCAGGAAGATCAGGAGACTTGCACCAACTCCAACTATAGCGGCAAAGTACAGGTTGATGCTCTGTATTGTAATAGAAACTAAAGCATAAAGTCCTATTACGATGATTATCGTAGTTGCAATAATGCCGTTGCGCATGGGTACCATCGGGTTCGTGAAATTCTTTGCACGCACAAAAGGAAGGCCGATTATGGTCCCGAAGATTCCAACAGCCCTTGCCAGTAACGGAAATAGTACGAAGAACGGGTTACCAGTAGCCGCAACAAGAGCGACTCCGACAATCATCGCGCCAATATTTTCAGCAGTCATGGATTCAAAGAGGTCTGCCCCCCTTCCAGCAACGTCTCCAACATTGTCCCCTACATTATCGGCAATTACTGCAGGGTTCCTCGGGTCGTCTTCAGGTATCCCAGCCTCAACCTTTCCTACTATGTCAGCACCTACGTCTGCAGCCTTTGTGAATATTCCTCCACCAAGCTGGGCAAACAGAGCTGCAAGGCTTGCACCGAAGCCCAGACCAACTATGAGTTCAGGCTTCTGACCATAGGCATAGAAGAGCACCGACACTGCAAGAAGGCTCAAGCCTACATTGAACAGTCCCATAACCAGGCCTCCATTGTATGCTATTTTCATGGGCAGCTGAACTCCTTGATGCATAGCGTAGGTTGTTCGTGCATTTGCCCTCGTAGAAACGTCCATTCCTACATACCCAGCAGCCAGAGAAAATAGCGCGCCAACAAGAAATGCAAGCGAAATAAACGGGACTCCTCCGTGAGGACCAAAGTCAAACGCGGCGTATAGCAACAGGGTAAGAATTACCGCTATGACTGAGATAGTCTTGTACTGCCTTCGCAGGTACGCCTTCGAGCCTACCCGTATCGCTTCATAGATCTCCTTCATCCTCTCAGTGCCGGGTTCGAAGCGGTTGATCCAGAGCGCAAGATACAGCGCTACTACTAGGGCGATTACGCCTGAAACGGGTGCTAGGAGTTCCATCACTAATGGTGGCGAAACTACAGAAACCAAATCTGATCACTAGATTTGGGAATTTGCCCCATTTGTCATTAATATAAACTTTCAGAGTCTTTCAAAGAGCGCAGCAGCCAGAAAGGGCAATATTGCTGTTGCATCTGCATGTATCGTTACTTGCTTTGCCTTGGGCTTCACCTTGCCCCATGAGATCGCCTCCCTGACCAGAGCCCCGCTCAAGCTGCCGTCGTATTCCATCGCCGTAGTTATGTAGACGGCGTAATCCAGCCCTCCGCGGAACTGGTTCCACCAGAGGGTATGATGCTTCGAAATCCCCCCTCCTATCATTAAAGCTCCCGTTCCCTTCGCAGTAAAGACGATGTCGGAAAGAATCTGCTGATCCTTCATCATGTCTATCGAAAAATCCCTCTTCTGCTGCGAAAAGAGCCATAGTTGGCTGCCAACTGCACCATCGGTAATCCCAGGTACGATTACGGGGATGTTGTTCTTGCTGGACCAGTACAGTATAGAGGATTCATTGCTGACATACCTGCCTAATCTTTTGCAAAGCTCTGAAGAAGATAGCGACTTTACCCCTCCTTTGTACAAACCCTGCAGGAACGGGGTCAGTTTCTCTTCAAGTAGAGGGCCGTAGGCTTCCTTGGGGACGAGCACGCTCCCTAGTCTGTGAAACCCTTCCTTCTCCAGCATCACGTCATCCAGAGCAAAGTCCCCTTGGAGATAGTCCTTCCAAGACCTTGCAAGGTCGTGGTCAAGTGTCCCGCAGGTAGTTATTATCACGTCAAACATTCTCCGCTTAACGAATTCCTTTATCACTCCCCTCAAACCAGTAGCAATGATGGCCGCAGGAAACGAAAGAAACTTCACGCAATTCTTTTCATTTATCATTTGTTCTAGAATGCCAAACCCGTCAGCAAGGTACTTACCTGTGAACCCTCCACACTCTCCCATCTGCTCAATAAGCGAGGAGAAAGATTTACCAATGCTGATGTCCTTGACCTTCTTCGGGTTCATGAAATTGTTTTTGGACTATGGGGAAATAAGCCTTTGATCTATATCCGCTCGATGTCGTGCGGGAGGCTCTCCTTATACCCCGCATCCGTAACCCTGATGAACTCAGCATTCTGCTGCAGCTCTTTAATGTTGGTCGCACCGCAGTAGCTCATCCCAGACCTTAAGCCTCCAACAAGGCTGGAGAGGACTTCTATCGCTGCACCTCTATAGGGTACTAGGCCTTCAACCCCTTCAGGAACATAGTTTAGCAACTCCTGCTCCTCCATCTCCTTGCCCTTCTGTCTGGTGCTTCTTCCCATGGCAGCTCCAAGGGATGCCATGCCTCTGCTCATCTTGAACCTTCCAGAGTGCCTTGAGATGATCACGCCCGGGGCTTCATCAGTCCCAGCCAGCAGAGAGCCTACCATGACCGTAGATGCCCCAGCAGCGATGGCCTTTGTCAGGTCACCAGAAGTTCTTATCCCGCCATCAGCTATTACGGGCACACCTTTTGCATTGGCAACTTCTGCGCAGTCCATGACAGCAGTAAGTTGGGGAACCCCTGCCCCTGTGACTATCCTCGTTATGCAGATCGAGCCTGCACCTACACCCACTTTCACTGCATCGACACCCGCTTCAATAAGGTCTTTCGTCCCTTGAGCAGTTGCCACGTTTCCCGCTATGAGCTCGACAGGGCCGAACTTGTCCCTGATATT from Nitrososphaerota archaeon includes:
- a CDS encoding sodium-translocating pyrophosphatase, with the translated sequence MELLAPVSGVIALVVALYLALWINRFEPGTERMKEIYEAIRVGSKAYLRRQYKTISVIAVILTLLLYAAFDFGPHGGVPFISLAFLVGALFSLAAGYVGMDVSTRANARTTYAMHQGVQLPMKIAYNGGLVMGLFNVGLSLLAVSVLFYAYGQKPELIVGLGFGASLAALFAQLGGGIFTKAADVGADIVGKVEAGIPEDDPRNPAVIADNVGDNVGDVAGRGADLFESMTAENIGAMIVGVALVAATGNPFFVLFPLLARAVGIFGTIIGLPFVRAKNFTNPMVPMRNGIIATTIIIVIGLYALVSITIQSINLYFAAIVGVGASLLIFLITQYYTEKGYRPVEEIATASKTGPAVNIITGFAVGLESTGLPVLVIVGAILGGFYFGNNFAAEAPALFGGATIDPLIGGIYGTAVATMGMLSVAGVILGMDGFGPIVDNAAGIAEMSKAPKELREKIDLFDAAGNTTKALTKGYALGSAGLAALLLFQAYLDEYAKAAGLTVLEAISVRIVSPEVIAALFIGGLVPYVFSAFAIRAVGKAAFQVVEEVRRQFKEIPGLMEGKANPDYSKCVDISTLAAQKQMILPGIMPVVVPLIVGFTLGPVAVGAFLISATISGTMLAYLMNTGGASWDNAKKYIETGVYGGKRSEAHMAAVVGDTVGDPFKDTAGPSLHVLVKLINTVSLTFVPLFVLYALL
- a CDS encoding deoxyhypusine synthase, with amino-acid sequence MNPKKVKDISIGKSFSSLIEQMGECGGFTGKYLADGFGILEQMINEKNCVKFLSFPAAIIATGLRGVIKEFVKRRMFDVIITTCGTLDHDLARSWKDYLQGDFALDDVMLEKEGFHRLGSVLVPKEAYGPLLEEKLTPFLQGLYKGGVKSLSSSELCKRLGRYVSNESSILYWSSKNNIPVIVPGITDGAVGSQLWLFSQQKRDFSIDMMKDQQILSDIVFTAKGTGALMIGGGISKHHTLWWNQFRGGLDYAVYITTAMEYDGSLSGALVREAISWGKVKPKAKQVTIHADATAILPFLAAALFERL